One window from the genome of Deinococcus sp. NW-56 encodes:
- a CDS encoding NAD(P)/FAD-dependent oxidoreductase has translation MERYDAVIVGAGAAGLNAALVLGGSRREVLLLDGGPTRNAASQAAHGVFTRDGAAPTQLKTLGLADLAPYPVTVRPGVAREVRPWGDGFALRHDGGWVQARRLLFASGVRDVLPNVPGLRARWGQTVHHCPYCDGWPNRESALGVLGSHQEGHHLALSVRAWSDRVVLLTDGPDELTDEQREDLRRVGIPVISTPILRLEGKDTVRVRFRNGERLTLDAMFLNPTQVQRSSLPASLGCELNAKSRVIVNEHGMTSMRGVWAAGDMTGAPQYVMSAAASGMLAAVSLNTTLIHENVRRLGAAFHKSPDGEGGAPPSGGEAS, from the coding sequence GTGGAGCGCTACGACGCCGTGATCGTGGGGGCGGGGGCGGCGGGCCTGAATGCCGCGCTGGTGCTCGGCGGCTCCCGGCGCGAGGTGCTGCTGCTGGACGGCGGGCCTACGCGCAACGCCGCTTCCCAGGCGGCCCACGGGGTCTTCACGCGTGACGGGGCCGCGCCCACCCAGCTCAAGACCCTGGGGCTGGCTGACCTTGCGCCCTACCCGGTGACCGTGCGCCCCGGTGTGGCCCGCGAGGTGAGGCCCTGGGGGGACGGCTTCGCGCTGCGGCACGACGGCGGCTGGGTTCAGGCCCGGCGGCTGCTCTTTGCCAGCGGGGTGCGCGACGTGCTGCCCAACGTGCCGGGCCTGCGCGCACGCTGGGGCCAGACCGTCCACCACTGCCCCTACTGCGACGGCTGGCCCAACCGTGAATCGGCGCTGGGCGTGCTCGGCTCGCATCAGGAAGGCCATCACCTCGCCCTGAGCGTGCGGGCGTGGTCCGATCGGGTGGTGCTCCTCACCGACGGCCCCGACGAGCTGACCGACGAACAGCGCGAGGACCTGCGGCGGGTGGGCATCCCCGTGATCTCCACCCCGATTCTGCGGCTGGAGGGAAAGGACACCGTGCGGGTGCGCTTCCGGAACGGTGAGCGGCTGACGCTGGACGCGATGTTCCTCAACCCCACCCAGGTGCAGCGCAGCAGCCTGCCCGCTTCTCTGGGCTGCGAGCTGAACGCCAAGAGCCGCGTAATCGTCAACGAGCACGGCATGACCAGCATGCGGGGGGTGTGGGCCGCCGGGGACATGACAGGAGCCCCGCAGTACGTGATGAGCGCCGCCGCGAGCGGCATGCTCGCCGCCGTCTCCCTGAATACCACCCTGATTCACGAGAATGTCCGCCGTCTGGGCGCGGCCTTTCACAAATCACCGGATGGGGAGGGAGGTGCCCCCCCCAGCGGAGGCGAGGCGTCCTGA
- a CDS encoding SDR family oxidoreductase — protein sequence MTTSQRPVTLITGATGGIGTALARALAGTHSLILQGREGERLGALCAEVGGTPLALDLTRPETFAPALAHLGRVTNVVHNAGVVELGAVAEQDHPVWTHTLAVNVVAPAELTRLLLPRVREGRGTVVFVNSGAGLRANPGWASYAASKFALRALADALREEEAGHGVRVSSVYPGRTATPMQQSVRAQEGGAYQPDAYIAPETVAATIQFVLEAPRDAMLTDVTVRPGVR from the coding sequence ATGACGACTTCACAGCGGCCCGTCACCCTGATCACCGGGGCCACGGGCGGCATCGGTACGGCGCTGGCGCGGGCACTCGCCGGGACCCACAGCCTGATCCTGCAAGGGCGGGAGGGCGAACGGCTGGGCGCCCTCTGCGCGGAGGTGGGCGGCACGCCGCTGGCCCTCGACCTCACCCGGCCGGAGACCTTCGCCCCGGCGCTGGCGCACCTGGGACGCGTGACGAACGTGGTCCACAACGCGGGGGTGGTGGAGCTGGGTGCGGTGGCAGAGCAGGACCATCCGGTCTGGACCCACACCCTCGCCGTGAACGTGGTCGCTCCCGCCGAGCTGACCCGGCTGCTGCTGCCGCGCGTGCGGGAAGGGCGCGGCACGGTGGTGTTCGTGAACAGCGGGGCGGGCCTGCGGGCCAACCCCGGCTGGGCCAGCTACGCCGCGAGCAAGTTCGCGCTGCGGGCGCTGGCCGATGCCCTGCGCGAGGAGGAAGCCGGGCACGGCGTGCGCGTCTCCAGCGTCTATCCGGGCCGCACCGCCACGCCCATGCAGCAGTCGGTGCGGGCGCAGGAGGGCGGCGCATACCAACCGGACGCCTACATCGCCCCGGAGACGGTGGCGGCAACCATCCAGTTCGTGCTGGAGGCTCCGCGCGACGCCATGCTCACCGACGTGACCGTGCGCCCTGGGGTCCGCTAG
- a CDS encoding inorganic diphosphatase: protein MKPDLSSYLGRTVRVVVDRPLGSVHPRWPELIYPVNYGEIPGTISGDGHPIDAYLLGWDVPVQGAGGVVTAVIVREDDREDKLVVVPHGTRWPDEEIMKATWFQERYFRVRLLR, encoded by the coding sequence ATGAAGCCCGACCTCTCCTCCTACCTCGGTCGGACGGTGCGCGTCGTCGTGGACCGTCCGCTGGGCAGCGTCCATCCGCGCTGGCCGGAGCTGATCTACCCGGTGAACTATGGGGAGATTCCGGGCACCATCAGCGGCGACGGCCACCCCATCGACGCCTACCTGCTGGGCTGGGACGTGCCGGTGCAGGGGGCGGGGGGCGTGGTCACGGCCGTGATCGTCCGTGAGGATGACCGCGAGGACAAGCTGGTCGTGGTTCCTCACGGGACCCGCTGGCCGGACGAGGAGATCATGAAGGCCACCTGGTTTCAGGAGCGATATTTCAGGGTGCGCCTCTTGCGCTAG
- a CDS encoding ExeM/NucH family extracellular endonuclease yields MKKRMLLSAALLLSACSGTPQAPDASTGKAIFQALSLPDEVAQVTLEVRGTEAATQGEVHTLTATVKNGAATFTVPNLVKGAYTLVARGYDGADAEKVVLYKGSSAVQFKDEAPIALRMNRLTSAIQVTATGVMAKSNVLVAKVGALEARLIGSGSTATGTLQGVPTGRAISVVVEGRSTDGALQQQGTATLRLSEQDAVVSVPLTEVVTAVAPAAPTLTADATVKKNALYTLNIGAQQTGSAQLQTVTVDWGDGATETLTVSGQSAGLNPTHTYTAPGTRNVSVTVRNTAGLSSTGGVTVNVLDTTTGNVTVDIGANVAPVTLGVTGVEADRVTATITAPDASLGAASLRPQDLKKTYTLELVPRGQGNWSGTLSLPVGYTYTVQPRAITGEQVRDGEVQTFTAAAEGTAVSLPFGAGGETAPTCPAPTGTVTNIGAVQGSGAASPLAGQTVTVRGVVTSDFQAGLGGFSIQEVAPDGNDATSDGLFVFTGGTRQTVAVGDVVQVSGTVKEYFGATQLESVTTFQKCSGTQVAKPVTLTFPVNSLDQLEQYENMLVTIPQVMTVTDNYGYGRYGELGLSSGGRLFIPTNGNVSGETAATQALRRIVLNDASNAQNPATLPYLSGANTRRTGDTVSGLTGLLRYANNVFKLEPTAAPQFVEANPRQAAPKPVGGSLRVAGANVLNYFTSFTSADRGANSAYEFERQKAKVVSTLLGLDADVITLMEIQNNGDVALEDLVAALNAKAGAGTYAAVKTGKVGTDAITVAVIYKPGKVTPVGSFLTDTNSINDRPPVAQTFRENGTGEVFSVVANHFKSKGCGTGNTTDTDQGQGCWNLKRVEQARQLLNFVKTVQTTSGDPDVLLMGDLNSYGEEDPIRTLTAGGFESLNKRIPAEDRYSYQFGGQFGYLDHALSSTALSGQVTGITEWHVNSDEPTFLDYNVEFKNNPNCTSVSNGQPACTTPDLFQPDAFRSSDHDPVLVGLNLKSDTPPATTPSVSLTPGTASLTVTAGAPAVTRTFTTSAQNVSGDLKLSVTALNNAPELVTVPATVASGQGFEVKVTTSSTTAPGEYVYEVKAASGTVSSTATLTVTVQAPVQASPALGKLVISQVYGGGGNSGAPLRSDYVELFNRSAVPVSTAGLSLQYAGNTATFSASNTFALPTATIAPGAYYLVKLADGSNASAPALPTPDATGSLALGGTGGKIALVGNAEAITGASDSDVIDFVGFGTGAGEREGTANTPAPSNTTSIFRKLNGCQDTNQNGDDFVTGAPAPRNSATPLNVCN; encoded by the coding sequence ATGAAGAAGAGAATGCTGCTGTCCGCTGCCCTGCTGCTCTCCGCCTGTTCCGGCACTCCCCAGGCCCCCGACGCCTCGACCGGCAAGGCGATCTTCCAGGCGCTGTCCCTGCCGGACGAGGTGGCTCAGGTCACGCTGGAGGTGCGCGGAACCGAGGCGGCCACCCAGGGCGAGGTCCATACCCTGACCGCCACGGTCAAGAACGGCGCGGCCACCTTCACGGTTCCCAACCTCGTCAAGGGCGCCTACACGCTCGTCGCGCGGGGCTACGACGGAGCGGACGCCGAGAAGGTCGTGCTGTACAAGGGCAGCAGCGCGGTGCAGTTCAAGGACGAGGCGCCCATCGCCCTGCGGATGAACCGCCTGACCAGCGCCATTCAGGTCACCGCAACGGGCGTGATGGCCAAGAGCAATGTCCTCGTGGCCAAGGTCGGTGCCCTGGAAGCCCGCCTGATCGGCAGCGGCAGCACGGCGACGGGCACCCTTCAGGGTGTGCCGACCGGCCGGGCCATCTCCGTGGTCGTCGAGGGCCGGAGCACCGACGGTGCCCTCCAGCAGCAGGGAACCGCCACCCTGCGCCTGAGCGAGCAGGACGCGGTGGTCAGCGTGCCCCTGACCGAGGTCGTGACGGCGGTGGCGCCCGCTGCGCCGACCCTCACGGCCGATGCCACCGTCAAAAAGAATGCCCTCTATACCCTGAACATCGGCGCTCAGCAGACCGGGAGCGCCCAGCTCCAGACGGTCACGGTGGACTGGGGCGACGGCGCGACTGAGACCCTGACCGTGAGTGGTCAGAGCGCCGGACTCAACCCCACGCACACCTACACGGCGCCCGGCACCCGCAACGTCAGCGTGACTGTCCGGAACACCGCGGGCCTGAGCAGCACGGGCGGCGTCACCGTGAACGTCCTCGACACGACCACCGGCAACGTCACGGTGGACATCGGCGCGAACGTCGCTCCGGTGACCCTGGGCGTGACGGGCGTGGAGGCCGACCGCGTGACGGCCACCATCACGGCGCCCGACGCCAGCCTGGGCGCCGCCAGCCTGCGCCCGCAGGACCTCAAGAAGACCTACACGCTGGAACTCGTGCCCCGTGGGCAGGGCAACTGGAGCGGCACCCTCAGCCTGCCGGTGGGCTACACCTACACCGTGCAGCCCCGCGCCATCACCGGCGAGCAGGTCCGTGACGGCGAGGTGCAGACCTTTACCGCTGCGGCCGAGGGGACGGCGGTGTCCCTGCCCTTCGGCGCAGGTGGCGAGACGGCGCCCACCTGCCCGGCCCCTACAGGCACTGTCACCAACATCGGCGCGGTGCAGGGCAGCGGCGCGGCCAGCCCGCTGGCGGGCCAGACCGTCACCGTGCGCGGCGTGGTCACCAGCGACTTCCAGGCGGGTCTGGGCGGCTTCTCCATTCAGGAGGTCGCCCCCGACGGCAACGACGCGACCAGCGACGGCCTCTTCGTCTTCACGGGCGGCACCCGCCAGACGGTCGCCGTGGGCGACGTGGTGCAGGTCAGCGGCACCGTCAAGGAATACTTCGGTGCCACCCAGCTCGAGAGCGTCACCACCTTCCAGAAGTGCAGCGGCACCCAGGTCGCTAAGCCCGTCACGCTGACCTTCCCGGTCAACAGCCTCGACCAGCTCGAGCAGTACGAGAACATGCTGGTGACCATCCCGCAGGTCATGACCGTGACCGACAACTACGGGTACGGCCGCTACGGCGAACTCGGGCTGTCCAGCGGGGGGCGGCTGTTTATTCCCACCAACGGCAACGTGTCCGGCGAGACGGCGGCGACCCAGGCCCTGCGCCGCATCGTGCTGAACGACGCCAGCAACGCGCAGAACCCCGCGACCCTTCCCTACCTCAGCGGGGCGAACACCCGGCGCACCGGCGACACCGTGAGTGGGTTGACGGGCCTGCTGCGCTACGCGAACAACGTCTTCAAGCTCGAACCGACCGCCGCGCCCCAGTTCGTGGAGGCCAACCCCCGTCAGGCGGCGCCGAAGCCTGTCGGCGGCAGCCTGCGCGTGGCGGGTGCCAACGTTCTGAACTACTTCACGTCTTTCACAAGCGCCGACCGTGGCGCGAACAGCGCCTACGAGTTCGAGCGCCAGAAGGCCAAGGTCGTCAGCACGCTGCTCGGCCTCGACGCCGACGTGATCACGCTGATGGAGATTCAGAACAACGGCGACGTGGCGCTTGAGGACCTCGTCGCGGCCCTGAACGCCAAGGCGGGAGCGGGCACCTACGCCGCCGTCAAGACCGGCAAGGTGGGCACCGACGCGATCACGGTCGCGGTGATCTACAAGCCTGGCAAGGTGACGCCCGTCGGTTCGTTCCTCACCGACACCAACAGCATCAACGACCGCCCGCCCGTCGCCCAGACCTTCCGCGAAAACGGCACGGGCGAAGTGTTCAGCGTGGTCGCCAACCACTTCAAGAGCAAGGGGTGCGGCACGGGCAACACGACCGACACCGATCAGGGCCAGGGCTGCTGGAATCTCAAGCGGGTGGAGCAGGCCAGGCAACTGCTGAACTTCGTCAAGACCGTGCAGACCACCTCGGGCGACCCGGACGTCCTTCTGATGGGCGATCTGAACAGCTACGGCGAGGAAGACCCCATCCGCACCCTGACCGCCGGGGGCTTCGAGAGCCTGAACAAGCGTATCCCTGCCGAGGACCGCTACTCGTACCAGTTCGGCGGGCAGTTCGGCTACCTCGACCATGCTCTGTCCAGCACCGCGCTGAGCGGCCAGGTGACCGGCATCACCGAGTGGCACGTCAACAGCGACGAGCCGACCTTCCTCGACTACAACGTCGAGTTCAAGAACAACCCCAACTGCACCAGCGTGAGTAACGGCCAGCCCGCCTGCACCACCCCCGACCTGTTCCAGCCCGACGCCTTCCGCTCCAGCGACCACGACCCGGTCCTCGTCGGCCTGAACCTGAAGTCGGACACGCCGCCCGCCACGACGCCCAGCGTGAGCCTGACGCCCGGCACGGCCAGCCTGACCGTCACGGCCGGAGCGCCCGCCGTCACCCGCACCTTCACGACCTCCGCGCAGAACGTGAGCGGCGACCTCAAGCTCAGCGTCACGGCCCTGAACAACGCGCCTGAGCTGGTCACGGTGCCAGCGACTGTCGCCAGTGGCCAGGGCTTCGAGGTCAAGGTCACCACGTCCAGCACCACTGCGCCTGGCGAGTACGTCTACGAGGTGAAGGCCGCCAGCGGCACTGTGAGCAGCACGGCCACCCTGACGGTGACGGTGCAGGCACCCGTGCAGGCGTCCCCTGCACTCGGGAAGCTTGTCATCAGCCAGGTCTATGGCGGCGGCGGCAACAGCGGGGCGCCCCTGCGGAGCGACTATGTGGAGCTGTTTAACCGCAGCGCGGTGCCCGTCAGCACGGCCGGACTGAGCCTCCAGTACGCGGGCAACACGGCGACGTTCTCTGCCAGCAACACCTTCGCGCTGCCCACGGCGACCATCGCGCCCGGAGCGTACTACCTCGTCAAGCTGGCCGACGGGAGCAATGCGTCGGCCCCCGCCCTGCCCACGCCGGATGCGACGGGGAGCCTAGCCCTGGGAGGAACCGGCGGCAAGATCGCGCTGGTGGGCAATGCCGAGGCCATCACGGGTGCGTCGGACAGTGACGTGATTGATTTCGTCGGCTTCGGCACGGGCGCCGGTGAGCGCGAGGGCACGGCGAACACTCCGGCCCCGTCCAACACCACCTCCATCTTCCGCAAGCTGAACGGCTGCCAGGACACCAACCAGAATGGCGACGACTTCGTGACGGGTGCGCCTGCTCCGCGCAACAGCGCTACCCCCCTGAACGTCTGCAACTGA
- a CDS encoding NAD(P)/FAD-dependent oxidoreductase has product MSPPDALVVGAGPNGLAAAITLARAGLRVKVLERNAAPGGGLSSAELTLPGFVHDVGSAIHPLGYASPAFREWPLHAFGLSWVQPDAPYAQVLEDGSGVVVERDLDVAAQDFGWDKAAWQALFGPLVKGMDALLDDVLRPLPRLPRHPLLLVRFGLRGVPPATWTAGLLRTPEARAAWAGLAAHANLPLSTPGTGAAALVLGTLAHGVGWPFPRGGAQALTDALVAYLRFLGGEIETGVDVRRPADLPPARAVLVDSSPAVLLDILGTRVTPSYRAWLSRYRYGPGLLKLDYALSGPVPWRDPAVGRAGTVHLGGGLEAITRAEAEVAQGVAPERPYVLAAQHTLFDPTRAPTGGHTFWAYAHVPPGTPDTYAGTIEAQIERAAPGFRDLVLGRRVTNARALEALSPVFRGGDVNGGRGDLWGLLARPVPTPTPYRTPVPGVYLCSSATSPGGGIHGMSGYWAARAVLGDVFGIRES; this is encoded by the coding sequence GTGTCCCCCCCCGATGCCCTCGTCGTCGGCGCTGGTCCCAACGGGCTGGCTGCGGCCATCACCCTGGCCCGCGCGGGGCTGCGGGTGAAGGTGTTGGAACGCAATGCCGCACCCGGCGGAGGCCTGAGCAGCGCTGAGCTGACCCTGCCCGGCTTCGTCCACGACGTGGGCAGCGCGATCCATCCGCTGGGGTACGCCTCGCCCGCCTTTCGGGAGTGGCCGCTCCACGCCTTCGGGCTGAGCTGGGTGCAGCCGGACGCCCCCTACGCCCAGGTGCTGGAAGACGGCTCAGGCGTGGTGGTCGAGCGCGATCTGGACGTGGCGGCGCAGGACTTCGGGTGGGATAAGGCGGCGTGGCAAGCCCTCTTCGGGCCGCTGGTGAAGGGAATGGACGCTCTGCTGGACGACGTGCTGCGGCCCCTGCCCCGTTTACCCCGCCACCCGCTCCTACTCGTCCGGTTCGGACTGCGGGGAGTCCCCCCGGCCACGTGGACGGCGGGCCTGCTGCGGACCCCGGAGGCGCGGGCGGCGTGGGCAGGGCTGGCGGCGCACGCCAATCTGCCACTGTCCACACCGGGAACGGGCGCGGCAGCCCTCGTGCTGGGCACGCTGGCGCACGGGGTGGGGTGGCCCTTTCCGCGTGGGGGGGCACAGGCCCTGACAGACGCGCTGGTGGCCTACCTGCGCTTCCTGGGCGGCGAGATCGAGACGGGGGTGGACGTGCGGCGCCCGGCGGACCTCCCCCCCGCCCGCGCCGTATTGGTGGACTCCAGTCCCGCCGTGCTGCTGGACATTCTGGGGACTCGCGTGACCCCCTCCTACCGCGCCTGGCTGAGCCGTTACCGCTATGGCCCCGGTCTCCTCAAGCTCGACTACGCGCTGAGCGGACCGGTCCCCTGGCGCGACCCGGCGGTGGGACGGGCGGGGACCGTGCATCTGGGCGGCGGGTTGGAGGCGATCACGCGGGCCGAGGCAGAAGTCGCGCAAGGTGTTGCTCCAGAGCGCCCCTACGTCCTCGCCGCCCAGCACACCCTCTTCGACCCCACGCGGGCACCCACCGGGGGCCATACCTTCTGGGCCTACGCGCACGTCCCGCCGGGCACGCCCGACACCTACGCCGGGACCATCGAGGCGCAGATCGAGCGGGCGGCCCCCGGCTTCCGCGACCTCGTGCTGGGGCGGCGGGTGACGAATGCGCGGGCGCTCGAAGCCCTCAGCCCGGTCTTCCGGGGTGGGGACGTGAACGGGGGCCGGGGCGACCTGTGGGGGCTGCTGGCCCGCCCGGTGCCCACCCCCACGCCCTACCGCACGCCTGTGCCCGGCGTGTATCTCTGCTCCAGCGCGACCTCGCCCGGTGGGGGCATCCACGGGATGAGCGGGTATTGGGCGGCGCGGGCGGTGCTGGGGGACGTGTTCGGCATCCGGGAGAGCTGA
- a CDS encoding nitroreductase family protein translates to MQTVPEALAGHRSIRQYRPDPIPQAVIDEVLHEAITGTSSSGNLNSYSLVLTRDPERKRRLYELHGEQDFVLQAPLVVTFCADWHRRRTWLRRRGARDNFGNLLGYHVGAFDAVLLSQSVSLGFEARGYGICYMGTTLNAMREIAEFLSLPESCVPVTSIVVGVPDEAPGKRDRLPLRAFVHDETYRVPDGAELDDLYREREVRGWERYMADPRLRAKAEEGGIMSLAQFYTSPYKYDPDRHAADSARIAAFLAEHGFLPEGTR, encoded by the coding sequence ATGCAGACCGTCCCCGAGGCCCTCGCCGGGCACCGTTCCATCCGCCAGTACCGGCCCGACCCCATCCCGCAAGCGGTCATCGACGAGGTATTGCACGAGGCCATCACGGGCACGTCGTCGTCGGGGAACCTCAACAGCTATTCACTGGTCCTGACCCGCGACCCGGAGCGCAAGCGGCGGCTATACGAGCTGCACGGGGAGCAGGACTTCGTGTTGCAGGCACCGCTGGTGGTCACCTTCTGCGCCGACTGGCACCGCAGGCGGACGTGGCTGCGGCGGCGCGGGGCGCGGGACAACTTCGGCAACCTGCTGGGCTACCACGTGGGCGCCTTCGACGCCGTGCTGCTGTCGCAGAGTGTGAGCCTGGGCTTCGAGGCACGCGGCTACGGCATCTGCTACATGGGCACCACCCTCAACGCGATGCGCGAGATCGCCGAGTTCCTGAGCCTCCCCGAAAGCTGCGTGCCCGTGACCAGCATCGTCGTGGGCGTGCCCGACGAGGCTCCCGGCAAGCGCGACCGCCTGCCGCTGCGGGCCTTTGTCCACGACGAGACGTACCGGGTACCGGACGGGGCCGAACTGGACGACCTCTACCGCGAGCGCGAGGTGCGCGGCTGGGAGCGTTACATGGCCGACCCCCGGCTGCGGGCGAAGGCCGAGGAGGGCGGCATCATGTCGCTGGCGCAGTTCTACACCAGTCCCTACAAGTACGACCCCGACCGCCACGCCGCCGACTCCGCTCGGATCGCGGCGTTTCTGGCCGAGCACGGCTTTCTGCCGGAGGGCACCCGGTAG
- a CDS encoding replication-associated recombination protein A — MTLFDPPAPLAERLRPRTVSEVVGQTHLLGPGKPLTRLLASGRLGSLILWGPPGVGKTTLARLIAGEVGAHFIPLSAVSAGVKDVREAVAEAERLRGRGQRTILFLDEIHRFNKAQQDALLPHVESGLLTLVGATTENPSFEVNPALRSRARTLVLEPLSQEDVRGLLERALSDPRGLPGVTAQPEALDLLARLADGDARRALSTLEVAATLADPVTPEAVTEAFGRHLPAMDKNGEDFYNLISALHKSVRGSHVDASLYWLARMIEGGADTMYVTRRIVRMAAEDIGLADPQALRLAVAARDTAEFLGSPEGDLALAQAVVYLALAPKSNSVYVAWKNALNAVREGENLPIPLHLRNAPTALMRGQGYGKGYAYYFDDPEGSFEQNYLPDGVQLDLYAPTGEGWEARVAERWRKLREAHGEAEAIPDAEA, encoded by the coding sequence GTGACCCTCTTTGACCCACCCGCCCCCCTCGCCGAACGCCTGCGCCCGCGCACCGTCTCGGAGGTCGTGGGGCAGACGCACCTGCTGGGGCCGGGCAAGCCGCTGACCCGGCTGCTGGCCTCCGGGCGGCTGGGGTCGCTGATCCTGTGGGGGCCGCCCGGCGTGGGCAAGACGACCCTGGCCCGCCTGATCGCGGGCGAGGTCGGCGCCCACTTCATTCCGCTCTCGGCAGTGTCGGCGGGCGTGAAGGACGTGCGCGAGGCGGTCGCGGAAGCCGAGCGGCTGCGGGGACGCGGGCAGCGCACCATCCTCTTTCTGGACGAGATTCACCGCTTCAACAAAGCGCAGCAGGACGCCCTGCTCCCGCACGTCGAGTCCGGTCTGCTGACCCTGGTGGGCGCCACAACCGAGAATCCCAGCTTCGAGGTCAACCCGGCCCTGCGGTCGCGGGCGCGGACGCTGGTGCTCGAACCGCTCTCGCAGGAGGACGTGCGCGGGCTGCTGGAGCGTGCCCTCTCCGACCCACGCGGCCTGCCGGGGGTGACGGCTCAGCCCGAGGCCCTCGACCTGCTGGCCCGGCTGGCGGATGGGGACGCGCGGCGGGCCTTGAGCACGCTGGAGGTGGCCGCGACCCTGGCCGACCCGGTGACCCCCGAGGCCGTCACGGAGGCCTTTGGCCGCCACCTCCCCGCGATGGACAAGAACGGCGAGGACTTCTACAACCTGATTTCCGCGTTGCACAAGTCGGTGCGGGGGTCGCATGTGGACGCTTCTCTGTACTGGCTCGCCCGCATGATCGAGGGCGGCGCGGACACGATGTACGTGACCCGCCGGATCGTGCGGATGGCGGCCGAGGACATCGGCCTCGCGGACCCGCAGGCACTGCGGCTGGCGGTCGCGGCCCGCGACACGGCGGAATTTCTGGGCAGTCCAGAAGGCGACCTCGCCCTCGCGCAGGCGGTCGTGTACCTCGCGCTGGCTCCCAAGAGCAACTCGGTCTACGTGGCGTGGAAGAACGCGCTCAACGCCGTGCGGGAGGGCGAGAACCTCCCCATCCCCCTGCACCTCCGCAATGCCCCCACCGCGCTGATGCGGGGGCAGGGGTACGGGAAGGGCTACGCCTACTACTTCGACGACCCGGAGGGCAGCTTCGAGCAGAACTACCTACCCGATGGGGTGCAGCTCGACCTCTACGCCCCGACCGGCGAGGGCTGGGAGGCGCGGGTCGCGGAGCGCTGGCGCAAGCTGCGGGAGGCGCATGGGGAGGCAGAAGCGATACCGGACGCGGAGGCTTGA
- a CDS encoding aldo/keto reductase — protein sequence MTTYRKLGRSGLHLFPLGLGSMQFGWSADEAASFELVDAYHAAGGNFIDTADIYTTWTPGNPGGVSEEIIGRWLKSRGRRDDMVIATKVRGPMGEGGREGRDSIYQREGLSRRWILKACEDSLRRLGVDHIDLYQAHWVDNQTPIEETMEAFTELVRRGYVRYLGASNYSAWRLMQALWTSDKKGLESFVSLQPEYSLLSPTRANFERELGRVCVEYGLGVIPWSPLGGGMLTGKYRRGAPLPDSVRAEGNARSRFSDRNFDIVETLEAVAGRHGAKPAQVALAWLLAQPGVTAPIIGANSVAQLTELLGTLDLTLSADDLAEISRVSDWERARTELER from the coding sequence ATGACCACCTACCGCAAACTCGGCCGCAGCGGCCTGCACCTCTTTCCCCTGGGCCTCGGCTCCATGCAGTTCGGCTGGAGCGCCGACGAGGCCGCGTCCTTTGAGCTGGTGGACGCCTACCACGCGGCGGGCGGCAATTTCATCGACACGGCCGACATCTACACCACCTGGACCCCCGGCAATCCCGGTGGCGTCTCCGAGGAGATCATCGGGCGCTGGCTGAAGTCGCGCGGGCGGCGTGACGACATGGTGATCGCCACCAAGGTGCGCGGGCCGATGGGCGAGGGGGGCCGCGAGGGGCGGGACAGCATCTACCAGCGCGAGGGCCTGTCGCGCCGCTGGATTCTCAAGGCCTGCGAGGACAGCCTGCGCCGCCTGGGGGTGGACCATATCGACCTGTATCAGGCCCACTGGGTGGACAACCAGACGCCCATCGAGGAAACGATGGAGGCCTTCACCGAACTCGTGCGGCGTGGGTACGTGCGCTACCTCGGCGCGTCGAACTACTCGGCGTGGCGGCTGATGCAGGCGCTGTGGACAAGTGACAAGAAGGGCCTGGAGAGCTTCGTCAGCCTGCAACCCGAGTACAGCCTGCTTTCGCCCACGCGGGCCAACTTCGAGCGCGAGCTGGGGCGGGTGTGTGTGGAATACGGCCTGGGCGTGATTCCCTGGAGTCCGCTGGGCGGCGGGATGCTGACCGGGAAGTACAGGCGCGGCGCCCCCCTCCCCGACAGCGTGCGGGCCGAGGGCAATGCCCGCAGCCGCTTCAGCGACCGCAACTTCGACATTGTGGAGACGCTGGAGGCCGTGGCGGGTCGTCACGGCGCGAAGCCCGCGCAGGTGGCCCTCGCGTGGCTGCTGGCCCAGCCCGGCGTGACCGCCCCCATCATCGGGGCGAACAGCGTGGCGCAACTGACCGAGCTGCTGGGGACGCTCGACCTCACCCTGAGCGCCGACGACCTTGCCGAGATTAGCCGCGTAAGCGACTGGGAACGGGCGCGGACGGAGTTGGAGCGGTAG